A single region of the Corallococcus caeni genome encodes:
- a CDS encoding beta strand repeat-containing protein, producing MTLTVTPRDANGDPLGAGLHVELLSSDAAITLGGTGTSACTVNAPGATCLTAVDSGAGSYVVTARSSTPLSVPTTFSATVTDGSGTTTLPDTAAVTFDSALFDGGAGCTAPCGTTVTTGNVTITSGHAGGRNLYITGGTVTFDASTVGQTFGDVFITGGTVTHLQATNAAMFKLDVLTGSWNLLGGAVNTTNKGYGMTCFANGSCSGNGLVSFGPNGVPSASLAGTSKLYGASHGGMGSGNYRMNISQANNNQAGNAGTTYGDYRDPKYPGATNDTYSGSHGGGVVRITSAGPCVLAGSATLAASASFNAAGGSINLRCGGIITTGWTGSISADGGQGAGNSSVPLGAGGGGRIALVSTGDAATLTGAVSYPPVNLTARVHAFGGAPANSSYVVGAGGAGTVYLKHSGLTYGDLVIANNSPAHYQNEGTTRLPALAGTVTANVTAGATAIPVSVASTMFNATYYENAGAPLNYNPALTQNTTPSSSSVYNGVFAGGWLRPDITAVGGALLDPSNLVSVTTNAAGNLTTSAVPSDVAAGAFFRSVDVLDHLDVLGNAMLETNGDILVLSGNTTGSGAATMTVNGLVLFDTTSGRTGRIEYAGGAVNVVQATQALPALGGGTLVADNVTVSAGSITVPAIVASGDVTVSGGTLVTNSLKAARYTQTAGTLKHYLPLFRLSPAVAQVSSLDMTLAQTFSLTGGAVDVAGLGYPVSMDAQGAPSTLWGFGATGPASAASPAGGYGAGHGGVGGGYAAGAVRGMVYDDYRDPRYPGGGATTVGGSPSYLGFRSPGGGVFRLNAAGVCTLGGTSLIKAGAVTTGSQYGAAGGSISLRCGGFDTTGWNGTLTANGANAYNSSSVGSTRAGGGGRIALVSTGDASSFVGAVSYPYPTTSAQLQARGGTGINATYTDGGAGTVFLKHSGVAYGQLLINNFNQTHYATGGYTPFVSVAGTVSSAANAGDTALSVNITSTPLHSSAAFNQLLAGMWLRPDTSVNSGTLPADNLVTVNGNTFVSTTQSQLTTSPLLAPVPAGASFKSADLFDVYNVVGGAITQTNGDLYVVP from the coding sequence GTGACCCTCACCGTCACGCCGCGCGACGCGAACGGAGATCCGCTGGGGGCGGGACTTCACGTCGAGCTGCTGAGCAGTGACGCGGCCATCACGCTGGGCGGCACGGGGACCTCCGCCTGCACCGTGAACGCGCCGGGCGCGACGTGTCTGACGGCGGTGGACTCCGGTGCGGGGAGCTATGTCGTCACCGCGCGGAGCTCCACGCCGCTGAGCGTGCCCACGACGTTCTCCGCCACCGTCACGGATGGGAGCGGCACCACGACGCTGCCGGACACGGCGGCCGTCACGTTCGACTCCGCGCTGTTCGATGGCGGCGCGGGGTGCACCGCTCCGTGCGGCACCACCGTGACCACGGGCAACGTGACGATCACGTCCGGCCATGCGGGCGGCCGGAACCTCTACATCACCGGAGGCACCGTCACCTTCGACGCCAGCACGGTGGGGCAGACCTTCGGCGACGTCTTCATCACGGGCGGCACGGTGACGCACCTCCAGGCCACCAACGCCGCCATGTTCAAGCTGGACGTGCTCACGGGCTCGTGGAACCTGCTGGGTGGCGCCGTCAACACCACCAACAAGGGCTACGGCATGACCTGCTTCGCCAATGGCTCCTGCAGCGGCAACGGCCTGGTCAGCTTCGGTCCCAATGGCGTGCCTTCGGCGTCGCTCGCGGGCACCAGCAAGCTGTACGGCGCGAGCCACGGCGGCATGGGCTCCGGCAACTACCGGATGAACATCTCGCAGGCCAACAACAACCAGGCGGGCAACGCGGGCACGACCTATGGCGACTACCGCGACCCGAAGTACCCCGGTGCTACCAATGACACCTATTCGGGCTCCCACGGGGGCGGGGTGGTGCGCATCACGTCCGCGGGACCCTGCGTGCTGGCGGGGAGCGCCACCCTCGCCGCGTCTGCTTCGTTCAACGCCGCGGGAGGCTCCATCAACCTCCGGTGCGGAGGCATCATCACCACGGGCTGGACGGGGAGCATCAGCGCGGACGGAGGCCAGGGCGCGGGCAACTCCTCCGTCCCGCTGGGCGCGGGCGGCGGTGGCCGCATCGCGCTGGTCAGCACCGGTGACGCGGCGACGCTGACGGGCGCGGTGAGCTACCCGCCCGTGAATCTCACGGCCCGGGTCCACGCCTTCGGCGGCGCGCCGGCCAACTCCAGCTACGTGGTGGGCGCCGGTGGCGCGGGCACGGTCTACCTGAAGCACAGCGGCCTGACGTACGGCGACCTCGTCATCGCGAACAACTCGCCCGCGCATTACCAGAACGAGGGCACCACCCGGCTCCCCGCGCTGGCCGGCACCGTCACGGCGAACGTCACCGCGGGCGCCACCGCCATCCCCGTCTCCGTCGCGAGCACGATGTTCAACGCGACCTACTACGAGAACGCGGGCGCGCCGCTGAACTACAACCCCGCGCTCACCCAGAACACGACCCCGTCGTCCTCCTCCGTCTACAACGGTGTGTTCGCGGGCGGCTGGCTGCGGCCGGACATCACCGCCGTGGGTGGGGCGCTGCTGGACCCGTCCAACCTGGTGAGCGTCACCACCAACGCGGCGGGCAACCTGACGACGAGCGCCGTGCCCTCCGACGTCGCGGCCGGCGCGTTCTTCCGCAGCGTGGACGTGCTGGACCACCTGGACGTGCTCGGCAACGCGATGCTGGAGACCAACGGCGACATCCTCGTGCTGTCCGGCAACACGACGGGCTCCGGCGCGGCCACGATGACCGTGAACGGCCTGGTGCTCTTCGACACGACGAGCGGCAGGACGGGCCGCATCGAGTACGCGGGCGGCGCGGTGAACGTCGTGCAGGCCACGCAGGCCCTGCCCGCCCTGGGGGGCGGCACGCTCGTCGCGGACAACGTGACCGTGTCCGCGGGCTCCATCACGGTGCCCGCCATCGTCGCGTCCGGTGACGTGACAGTGAGCGGCGGCACGCTGGTCACCAACTCGCTCAAGGCGGCGCGCTACACGCAGACGGCGGGCACCCTGAAGCACTACCTGCCGCTGTTCAGGCTCTCGCCGGCCGTCGCGCAGGTGTCCAGCCTGGACATGACGCTCGCGCAGACCTTCAGCCTCACGGGAGGTGCCGTCGACGTCGCGGGGCTGGGCTACCCGGTGTCGATGGATGCCCAGGGCGCGCCGTCGACCCTCTGGGGCTTTGGCGCGACGGGCCCCGCGAGCGCGGCCAGTCCGGCGGGCGGCTACGGCGCGGGTCACGGTGGCGTCGGTGGCGGATACGCGGCTGGCGCGGTGCGGGGCATGGTCTACGACGACTACCGCGACCCGCGGTATCCGGGCGGCGGCGCGACGACCGTTGGCGGTTCGCCGTCGTACCTGGGCTTCCGGAGCCCCGGCGGCGGTGTCTTCCGGCTCAATGCCGCTGGCGTCTGCACGCTGGGCGGGACCTCCCTCATCAAGGCGGGGGCGGTGACCACGGGCTCCCAGTACGGCGCGGCGGGAGGTTCCATCTCCCTGCGCTGCGGGGGCTTCGACACCACGGGCTGGAACGGCACCCTCACCGCCAATGGGGCGAATGCCTATAACTCCAGCTCGGTCGGCTCCACGCGCGCGGGCGGTGGTGGCCGCATCGCGCTGGTGAGCACGGGGGACGCGTCCAGCTTCGTCGGGGCCGTGAGCTACCCGTACCCCACGACCAGCGCGCAGCTCCAGGCGCGCGGCGGCACCGGCATCAACGCCACGTACACCGACGGCGGCGCGGGCACGGTGTTCCTCAAGCACAGCGGCGTGGCGTACGGCCAGTTGCTCATCAACAACTTCAACCAGACGCACTACGCCACGGGCGGCTACACCCCGTTCGTCTCCGTCGCGGGCACGGTCAGCAGCGCGGCCAACGCCGGTGACACGGCGCTCAGCGTGAACATCACCAGCACGCCGCTCCACAGCTCGGCCGCGTTCAACCAGCTGCTCGCCGGCATGTGGCTGCGGCCTGACACCAGCGTGAACAGCGGCACGCTGCCCGCGGACAACCTGGTCACGGTCAACGGCAACACCTTCGTCAGCACCACGCAGTCGCAGCTGACGACGTCGCCGCTCCTGGCCCCGGTGCCGGCGGGCGCCAGCTTCAAGAGCGCCGACCTCTTCGACGTCTACAACGTCGTGGGCGGCGCCATCACCCAGACGAACGGCGACCTGTACGTCGTTCCGTAG
- a CDS encoding type III polyketide synthase, with protein sequence MPSTTRHDPAPSPSLSAVGRALPPHYASQEQLIAALRDLWATKHFNLERLEDLHRNVQVGGRHLALPLEEYPALATFQQRNDAWIRVATELSEKVAREALARAGLTPKDVDHVFFVTVTGIATPSVDARLVNRMGLRDDVKRTPIFGLGCVAGAAGLARAADYLRAFPKQTALLIATELCSLTLQREDLSIPNIIASGLFGDGAACVVLRGAEARATGPRVVGSRSVFYPDTERVMGWDVVDTGFKVVLSAKVPQLVKEHIRGNVDGFLAEHGLTRKDVRHWVAHTGGPKVLEGFESALELEPGALERSWRSLKQVGNLSSASVLFVLGETLEEAGAKPGDWGVVMAMGPGFCAEMVLVRW encoded by the coding sequence ATGCCCAGCACGACCCGTCACGACCCCGCGCCATCCCCTTCGTTGAGCGCGGTAGGACGCGCGCTCCCCCCACACTACGCCAGCCAGGAGCAGCTCATCGCGGCGCTGCGCGACCTGTGGGCGACGAAGCACTTCAACCTGGAGCGGTTGGAGGACCTGCACCGCAACGTGCAGGTGGGCGGCCGGCACCTGGCGCTGCCGTTGGAGGAGTACCCGGCGCTCGCGACGTTCCAGCAGCGCAACGACGCGTGGATCCGCGTGGCCACGGAGCTGTCGGAGAAGGTGGCGCGTGAGGCCCTGGCGCGCGCGGGCCTCACCCCAAAGGACGTGGACCACGTCTTCTTCGTCACGGTGACGGGCATCGCCACGCCCAGCGTGGACGCGCGGCTGGTCAACCGGATGGGCCTGCGCGACGACGTGAAGCGCACGCCCATCTTCGGCCTGGGCTGCGTGGCGGGCGCGGCGGGGCTCGCTCGCGCGGCGGACTACCTGCGCGCGTTCCCGAAGCAGACGGCGCTGCTCATCGCCACGGAGCTGTGCTCGCTCACGCTCCAGCGCGAGGACCTGTCCATCCCCAACATCATCGCCTCCGGCCTCTTCGGTGACGGCGCGGCGTGCGTGGTGCTGCGGGGCGCGGAGGCAAGGGCCACGGGCCCGCGTGTGGTGGGCTCGCGGTCGGTGTTCTACCCGGACACCGAGCGGGTGATGGGCTGGGACGTCGTGGACACGGGCTTCAAGGTCGTGCTGTCCGCGAAGGTGCCGCAGCTGGTGAAGGAGCACATCCGGGGCAACGTGGACGGCTTCCTCGCGGAGCACGGGCTCACGCGCAAGGACGTGCGGCACTGGGTGGCGCACACCGGCGGCCCCAAGGTGCTGGAGGGCTTCGAGTCCGCGCTGGAGCTGGAGCCCGGGGCGCTGGAGCGCTCGTGGAGGTCGCTCAAGCAGGTGGGCAACCTGTCCAGCGCGTCGGTGCTCTTCGTGCTGGGTGAGACGCTGGAGGAGGCGGGCGCGAAGCCAGGGGACTGGGGCGTGGTGATGGCCATGGGCCCCGGCTTCTGCGCGGAGATGGTGCTGGTGCGATGGTGA
- a CDS encoding NAD(P)/FAD-dependent oxidoreductase: MKRHDVVVVGGGPAGLAVAITAARRGLDTVVLERASTPVDKACGEGLMPSGLAALERLGALAHLDMRDSSPFVGIRYVQEDGSTAEGKLPAPGGLGVRRLALSHALASRAREVGVDLRENVHVVAHVRTPDGVTLETPTGPVSARFLVAADGLNSPLRRAEGLDVERDVPRRYGLRRHFRRVPWTPYVEVHFASGVEAYVTPAGAERVGIAFLWEDGTVEGRVGFDALLERFPRLAEQLTGAEPDSQPRGAGPLARVVRTRIADRFALVGDAAGYVDAVTGEGLTLAFACAESLGALLPDALAKGAGRDTLLPYERTFQQVFRKYAWTTQGLLMLARRPRLRRPVVRLLGRAPWLFERILAAVVS; this comes from the coding sequence GTGAAACGCCATGATGTAGTCGTGGTGGGCGGAGGCCCGGCGGGGCTCGCGGTGGCCATCACGGCGGCCCGGCGTGGGCTGGACACGGTGGTCTTGGAGCGTGCGTCCACGCCCGTGGACAAGGCCTGCGGTGAAGGGCTGATGCCTTCGGGCCTCGCGGCATTGGAGCGGCTCGGAGCGCTCGCGCACCTGGACATGCGCGACAGTTCCCCCTTCGTGGGCATCCGCTACGTGCAGGAGGACGGCAGCACGGCGGAAGGAAAGCTGCCCGCGCCCGGTGGGCTGGGGGTGCGCAGGCTGGCCCTGTCCCATGCGCTGGCTTCGCGCGCGCGCGAAGTGGGCGTGGACCTGCGCGAGAACGTGCACGTCGTGGCGCACGTGCGCACGCCGGACGGCGTGACGCTGGAGACGCCCACGGGGCCGGTGTCCGCGCGGTTCCTCGTCGCGGCGGACGGCTTGAACTCACCGCTGCGCCGGGCCGAGGGCCTGGACGTGGAGCGGGACGTGCCCCGGCGCTACGGCCTGCGGCGCCACTTCCGGCGCGTGCCCTGGACACCCTACGTGGAGGTGCACTTCGCCTCCGGCGTCGAGGCGTACGTGACGCCCGCGGGGGCGGAGCGCGTGGGCATCGCGTTCCTCTGGGAGGATGGCACCGTGGAGGGCCGCGTGGGCTTCGACGCGCTGCTGGAGCGCTTCCCCCGGCTGGCGGAGCAGCTCACCGGCGCGGAGCCGGACTCGCAGCCGCGAGGCGCCGGCCCCCTGGCCCGCGTGGTCCGCACTCGCATCGCGGATCGCTTCGCCCTCGTCGGCGACGCCGCGGGCTACGTGGACGCAGTGACGGGCGAAGGTCTCACCCTGGCCTTCGCCTGCGCGGAGTCCCTGGGCGCGCTGCTCCCGGATGCCCTGGCGAAGGGCGCTGGCCGCGACACGTTGTTGCCCTACGAGCGCACCTTCCAGCAGGTGTTCCGAAAGTACGCCTGGACCACGCAAGGCCTGCTGATGCTCGCGCGCCGCCCGCGCCTGCGAAGGCCCGTGGTGCGGCTGCTGGGCCGCGCCCCCTGGCTCTTCGAGCGCATCCTCGCCGCCGTGGTGAGCTGA
- a CDS encoding isoprenylcysteine carboxyl methyltransferase family protein, with translation MVTGTQALFAGFMGLLVAERLLELVLSKRNAARAFARGGVETGQGHYRFMVVFHTLFLVACVVEVFGLQRPFWGAWSWAALVGAGVAQGLRYWAIGTLGDRWNSRIIVVPGLAPVTGGPYRFLRHPNYVAVVLELLCVPLIHGAWVTALVFTVGNAALLFVRIRAEEAALGAVYSEAFAHRPRFIPEVRRG, from the coding sequence ATGGTGACCGGCACGCAGGCGTTGTTCGCGGGCTTCATGGGGCTGCTGGTCGCGGAGCGGCTGCTGGAACTGGTGCTGTCCAAGCGCAACGCGGCGCGGGCCTTCGCGCGGGGCGGGGTGGAGACGGGCCAGGGGCACTACCGGTTCATGGTGGTGTTCCACACGCTGTTCCTCGTGGCGTGCGTCGTGGAGGTGTTCGGCTTGCAGCGGCCCTTCTGGGGCGCGTGGAGCTGGGCGGCGCTCGTGGGCGCGGGGGTGGCGCAGGGCTTGAGGTACTGGGCCATCGGGACGCTGGGCGACCGGTGGAACTCGCGCATCATCGTGGTGCCGGGGCTGGCGCCGGTGACGGGCGGGCCGTACCGGTTCCTGCGGCATCCGAACTACGTGGCGGTGGTGCTGGAGCTGTTGTGCGTGCCGCTCATCCACGGGGCGTGGGTGACGGCGCTCGTGTTCACGGTGGGAAACGCGGCGCTGCTCTTTGTGCGCATCCGCGCGGAGGAGGCGGCGCTCGGGGCGGTGTACTCCGAGGCCTTCGCCCACCGTCCCCGCTTCATTCCGGAGGTTCGCCGTGGCTGA
- a CDS encoding acyl carrier protein, translating into MADIETEAVAEIRRIAREELEFEGAVEPAHDLLRDLHLDSLGLTVLAVGLENRFRVLLSEEDAQGVRTVEDLARLVAARVAAAKPDVGAHP; encoded by the coding sequence GTGGCTGACATCGAGACGGAGGCGGTGGCGGAGATCCGCCGCATCGCCCGCGAGGAGCTGGAGTTCGAGGGCGCGGTGGAGCCCGCGCACGACCTCTTGCGCGACCTGCACCTGGACAGCCTGGGGCTGACGGTGCTGGCGGTGGGGCTGGAGAACCGCTTCCGGGTGCTGCTGTCGGAGGAGGACGCGCAGGGCGTGCGCACGGTGGAGGACCTGGCGCGGCTGGTGGCGGCGCGGGTCGCGGCGGCGAAGCCGGATGTGGGAGCGCACCCGTGA
- a CDS encoding FAD-dependent monooxygenase → MKMVCVGGGPAGLYFSILAKLSNPKHDVTVVERNPAGVTYGWGVVFWDDLLDDLYRNDPVSARRIADSAARWDTQEVHLRGQYATHIGGYGFALGRDRLLDILIRRAKGLGVDVRFQREVTDPSELADADLIVACDGVNSRLRQRHVSHFQTHVEEGRNKYIWLGTNKVFDAFTFAFEETPAGWLWFHGYRFNSETSTCIVECQETTWKALGFDTLGPDETLRKLEGIFQSRLQGKSLFNQLKGMGKAPWLNFKRITNERWCHDNMVLMGDAAHTTHFSIGSGTKLAIQDAIGLAQQLRAHPEDLPAALDAYDEERRAALLAIQLAARSSSEWFENVPSYVNQDATAFAYALLNRRGSSVWSYLLLMASQQPALQDVLRQLHASKQWVREQRRGRGAVALRAPPPG, encoded by the coding sequence ATGAAGATGGTCTGTGTTGGCGGAGGCCCCGCGGGGCTCTATTTCTCAATCCTGGCGAAGCTGTCCAATCCCAAGCACGACGTCACTGTCGTTGAACGCAACCCCGCGGGCGTGACGTATGGCTGGGGCGTCGTGTTCTGGGACGACCTGCTGGACGACCTCTACCGGAACGACCCGGTGAGCGCGCGGCGGATCGCGGACTCCGCGGCACGCTGGGACACGCAGGAGGTGCACCTGCGGGGCCAGTACGCCACGCACATCGGCGGCTACGGGTTCGCGCTGGGACGCGACCGGCTGCTGGACATCCTCATCCGGCGGGCGAAGGGCCTGGGCGTCGACGTGCGCTTCCAGCGCGAGGTCACGGACCCTTCCGAGCTGGCGGACGCGGACCTCATCGTCGCCTGCGACGGCGTCAACAGCCGGCTGCGCCAGCGCCATGTGAGTCACTTCCAGACGCACGTGGAGGAGGGACGCAACAAGTACATCTGGCTGGGCACCAACAAGGTGTTCGACGCGTTCACCTTCGCCTTCGAGGAGACGCCCGCCGGCTGGCTCTGGTTCCACGGCTACCGCTTCAACAGCGAGACCAGCACCTGCATCGTCGAGTGCCAGGAGACGACCTGGAAGGCGCTGGGCTTCGACACGCTGGGGCCGGACGAGACGCTCCGGAAGCTGGAGGGCATCTTCCAGAGCCGACTCCAGGGCAAGTCGCTGTTCAACCAGCTGAAGGGCATGGGCAAGGCGCCCTGGCTCAACTTCAAGCGCATCACCAACGAGCGCTGGTGCCACGACAACATGGTGCTCATGGGCGACGCCGCGCACACCACCCACTTCTCCATCGGCTCCGGGACGAAGCTGGCCATCCAGGACGCCATCGGGCTGGCGCAGCAGCTGCGGGCCCATCCGGAAGACCTTCCCGCCGCGCTCGACGCCTATGACGAGGAGCGCCGAGCCGCCCTGCTGGCCATCCAGTTGGCGGCGCGCAGCAGCTCCGAGTGGTTCGAGAACGTCCCCAGCTACGTGAACCAGGACGCGACGGCCTTCGCCTACGCCCTGCTGAACCGCCGGGGCAGCTCCGTGTGGAGCTACCTGCTGCTCATGGCCAGCCAGCAGCCCGCGCTGCAGGACGTGCTGCGCCAGCTCCACGCCTCCAAGCAGTGGGTGCGCGAGCAGCGCCGGGGACGCGGCGCCGTGGCCTTGCGCGCACCGCCTCCGGGCTAG
- a CDS encoding fatty acyl-AMP ligase, with protein MKGPPLPALKHATVNAMLKATSRTSLGLVFVDAAERETSLPWAQVYQRAKRAAGGLARLGVRPGDRVALLLPTSPAFMDAYFGALLAGAVPVPLYPPVRLGRLDEYHRSTARMLQLTGAVAVLTDTRVRLLLGPSMALARPRLGCHTVDAVMHGDEDLEVEVSPDALGLIQFSSGSTVEPKPVALTHGALVAQVAALEAAMPVSAGVMPVGVSWLPLYHDMGLIGCVLAALYYPGSLVLIPPETFLVKPALWLRALSRHRGFVSPAPNFAYGLCLKRVKDADMQGVDLSGWLHALNGAEPVSADTLRRFAERFERWGFSARALRPVYGLSEASLAVTFPPGGRGPRELGVDPDVLAREGQAREGLRTLVSVGAPVAGFEVQVRGEDGAVLPERRVGRVFAKGPSVMRGYFEDAEATARALVDEGWLDTGDLGFSADGELYLTGRAKDLVIIRGANHAPQAFEEPLGKVDGVRTGCAVALGFTPEGSEDEALLILAERAERGADVASVEADIRAAVVEATGVQPHTVRLLEPGTLPRTSSGKLRRSEALRRYLAGELTAPKKVGAVGLAVEMAKSALAMVRAEHDS; from the coding sequence GTGAAGGGGCCGCCCCTGCCGGCGCTGAAGCACGCCACGGTGAACGCGATGCTGAAGGCGACGTCGCGCACGTCGCTGGGGCTGGTGTTCGTGGACGCCGCCGAGCGCGAGACGTCCCTGCCGTGGGCGCAGGTGTACCAGCGGGCGAAGCGTGCGGCGGGAGGGCTGGCGCGGCTGGGCGTGCGTCCGGGGGACCGTGTGGCGCTGCTGTTGCCCACGTCGCCCGCGTTCATGGATGCGTACTTCGGCGCGCTGCTGGCGGGCGCGGTGCCGGTGCCGCTGTATCCGCCGGTGCGGCTGGGACGGCTGGACGAGTACCACCGCTCCACGGCGCGCATGCTCCAGCTGACGGGCGCGGTGGCGGTGCTGACGGACACGCGCGTGCGGCTCTTGCTGGGGCCGAGCATGGCGCTGGCGCGTCCCCGGCTGGGCTGTCACACGGTGGACGCGGTGATGCACGGCGACGAGGACCTGGAGGTGGAGGTGTCCCCCGACGCGCTGGGGCTCATCCAGTTCTCCTCCGGCTCCACGGTGGAGCCGAAGCCGGTGGCGCTGACGCACGGGGCGCTGGTGGCGCAGGTGGCGGCGCTGGAGGCGGCGATGCCGGTGTCCGCGGGCGTGATGCCGGTGGGCGTGAGCTGGCTGCCGCTGTACCACGACATGGGGCTCATCGGCTGTGTGCTCGCGGCGCTGTACTACCCGGGCAGCCTGGTGCTGATTCCGCCGGAGACGTTCCTGGTGAAGCCGGCGCTGTGGCTGCGCGCGCTGTCGCGGCACCGGGGCTTCGTGTCGCCCGCGCCGAACTTCGCGTACGGGCTGTGCTTGAAGCGGGTGAAGGACGCGGACATGCAGGGCGTGGACCTGTCCGGGTGGCTGCACGCGCTCAACGGCGCGGAGCCGGTGAGCGCGGACACGCTGCGCCGCTTCGCGGAGCGGTTCGAGCGGTGGGGGTTCTCCGCGAGGGCGCTGCGGCCGGTGTACGGCCTGTCGGAGGCGTCGCTGGCGGTGACGTTCCCGCCGGGGGGCCGGGGTCCTCGCGAGCTGGGCGTGGATCCGGACGTGCTGGCGCGTGAGGGACAGGCGCGTGAAGGGTTGCGGACGCTGGTGAGCGTGGGCGCGCCGGTCGCGGGCTTCGAGGTGCAGGTGCGCGGCGAGGACGGCGCGGTGTTGCCGGAGCGCCGGGTGGGGCGCGTGTTCGCGAAGGGGCCGTCGGTGATGCGCGGCTACTTCGAGGACGCGGAGGCGACGGCGCGAGCGCTGGTGGACGAGGGCTGGCTGGACACGGGAGACCTGGGCTTCAGCGCGGACGGGGAGCTGTACCTGACGGGCCGCGCGAAGGACCTGGTCATCATCCGGGGCGCGAACCACGCGCCGCAGGCCTTCGAGGAACCCCTGGGCAAGGTGGACGGCGTGCGCACGGGCTGCGCGGTGGCGCTGGGCTTCACGCCCGAAGGCAGCGAGGACGAAGCGCTGCTGATCCTCGCCGAGCGCGCGGAGCGGGGCGCGGACGTGGCGTCGGTGGAGGCGGACATCCGCGCTGCGGTGGTGGAGGCGACGGGAGTGCAGCCGCACACGGTGCGCCTCTTGGAGCCGGGGACGCTGCCGCGCACGTCCAGCGGCAAGCTGCGCCGGAGTGAAGCGCTGCGACGCTACCTGGCCGGAGAGCTGACCGCGCCGAAGAAGGTGGGCGCGGTGGGGCTCGCGGTGGAGATGGCGAAGAGCGCGCTGGCGATGGTGCGCGCGGAGCACGACTCGTGA
- a CDS encoding SDR family NAD(P)-dependent oxidoreductase has translation MRIELTGRIALVTGSTAGIGLATAKGLAAAGATVIVNGRTQAAVDRAIAAVREAAPGATVRGFAGDLSTAEACAALVAAHPHCDILINNLGIFEPKDFFDVSDDDWRHFFEANVLSGVRLSRAYLPGMRKQGWGRVVFVSSESALNIPTEMIHYGVTKTAQLSVARGLAKRMAGTGVTVNSVLPGPTLSEGVRGMLREEQEKSGRSFEDLGVDFIKANRPSSILRRPSSVEEVANMIVYVASPQASATTGAALRVDGGVVDSIA, from the coding sequence ATGCGCATCGAACTCACTGGAAGGATTGCTCTCGTCACCGGCTCCACGGCCGGCATCGGCCTGGCCACGGCGAAGGGGCTGGCGGCGGCGGGCGCCACGGTCATCGTCAACGGCCGCACACAGGCGGCGGTGGACCGGGCCATCGCGGCGGTGCGCGAAGCGGCCCCGGGGGCCACGGTGCGGGGCTTCGCGGGCGACCTGAGCACGGCGGAGGCTTGCGCGGCGCTCGTCGCGGCGCACCCCCACTGCGACATCCTCATCAACAACCTGGGCATCTTCGAGCCGAAGGACTTCTTCGACGTGTCCGACGACGACTGGCGCCACTTCTTCGAGGCGAACGTCCTGTCCGGCGTGCGGCTGTCGCGCGCGTACCTGCCCGGGATGCGGAAGCAGGGCTGGGGCCGCGTCGTGTTCGTCTCCTCCGAGTCCGCGCTGAACATCCCGACGGAGATGATCCACTACGGCGTCACCAAGACGGCGCAGCTGTCCGTCGCGCGAGGACTGGCCAAGCGCATGGCGGGCACGGGCGTCACGGTCAACTCCGTGCTGCCGGGCCCCACCCTCTCCGAGGGCGTCCGCGGGATGCTCCGCGAGGAGCAGGAGAAGTCGGGCCGGTCCTTCGAGGACCTGGGCGTGGACTTCATCAAGGCGAACCGGCCCAGCTCCATCCTCCGCCGCCCGTCCAGTGTGGAGGAGGTGGCGAACATGATTGTCTACGTCGCGTCGCCCCAGGCCTCCGCCACCACCGGCGCCGCGCTGCGGGTGGATGGCGGCGTGGTGGACTCCATCGCCTGA
- a CDS encoding gamma-glutamylcyclotransferase: MAPGPAASRPWFAFSLDLAPAAASRHLHGLPPVPDFPEGELAEALDVDVVYDVHVPNWGGRVARLVEAPGHRLSGRLRPIPAESWPALARLETALALATEELPVKVRTASGAVVDAHAFTPAARNTSTQGPVSEAFLITLAVAAERARLPAAVVEKLQAEARIVHAVQHAPVASKSGIK, from the coding sequence ATGGCACCTGGCCCCGCGGCTTCGCGTCCCTGGTTCGCGTTCTCCCTCGACCTGGCCCCGGCCGCGGCGAGTCGGCACCTGCACGGCCTGCCCCCCGTGCCCGACTTCCCCGAGGGCGAGCTCGCCGAGGCCCTGGACGTGGACGTCGTCTACGACGTGCACGTGCCCAACTGGGGCGGCCGGGTCGCACGCCTCGTGGAGGCTCCCGGACACCGGCTGTCCGGGCGCCTGCGCCCCATCCCCGCCGAGTCCTGGCCCGCCCTGGCCCGCCTGGAGACCGCGCTCGCCCTGGCCACCGAGGAGCTCCCCGTGAAGGTGCGCACCGCCTCCGGCGCCGTGGTGGACGCCCACGCCTTCACCCCCGCCGCCCGCAACACCTCCACGCAGGGGCCCGTCAGCGAAGCCTTCCTGATCACCCTCGCCGTCGCCGCCGAGCGCGCCCGCCTGCCTGCCGCCGTCGTCGAAAAACTCCAGGCCGAGGCCCGCATCGTCCACGCCGTCCAGCACGCCCCGGTCGCGTCCAAGTCCGGCATTAAGTGA